TCTCAGATGAATCTGGACCACTTCCAGGTGTAAGCATTATTATTAAAGGAACTACTACTGGTGTAGAAACTGATTTTGATGGTAATTATGCAATTAAAGCAAAACAAAACGATGTTCTTGTTTTTAGCTTTGTTGGTAAAACTGTCGTTAAAAAAACAGTTAGTTCTTCTAACAAAATTAATGTAAAAATGGTAGATGATGAAAATCTACTTAACGAAGTTGTTGTTACTGCTTTAGGTATTAAAAGAAAATCTGATGAAATTACAACTGCAAATCAAGTTGTAAAAGCATCTGAAATTACCAAAGCTGAAGTACCTACTGTTACTCAAGGTTTAGTTGGTAAAGTTTCTGGTTTACAAATTAACACGACAAGTCAAGGTGCAAAACCAACTTTTGATTTAAGATTACGTGGAAATAGATCATTAACAGGAAACAACAGTGCTTTAATCGTAATTGATGGTGCTATTTCTTCTAGTGTTGTATTAAACGCTTTAGATCCTAAATCTATCGAAAGTGTAAACGTTATAAAAGGTGCAAATGGTGCTGCTTTATACGGTTCTGACGGAAGTAACGGGGTATTAATCGTTACTACTAAAAAAGGAAATAATGATGGTAAATTTAGAGTAACAATTGGTACTTCTGTACAAATTCAAGAATTAGCGTATTTACCAGAAAGACAAACTACTTATGGTCAAGGTTGGGGTACTGGTATCAACTTAGCTGAAAATGGTGGTTGGGGTCCTGCATTTGATGGTTCACTACAACCAGTTGGTGTAGCAGCTCCTGGATCTGCACAAATGTATGCACCATACGTTGGAAACCCTGATAATTTTAAAGATTTTTTCAATACAGGTTTTCAAAGACAACATAATATTGGTCTTTCAACTGGTAGTTTAACAGATGGTTATGTAAACTTTTCAGCTGGTTTATTAGATGTATCTTCTATTATACCTAATGAAAAATATAAGCGTAGTTCTTTTAATTTTAAAGCAGGTAAAAAAGTAGGAAAACTTACCGTAGATGGTGCTATTTCTTATATTGTTGATAGTGAAAAAGTAGCAAGTTCAGAAACTAGTCGTGGTGATAACTCTGTATATGGAGCTTTATTACAAACACCTACAAATATAGATGTTAATCGTTTTAAAGATCTTCAAGGTGACGAAAGAAATACACGTCACTGGAATTCATATTACTTAAGCCCTTCTTGGGTATTAGACAATGTAAGATCTACTACTAAAAGTGATATTGTTAATACTTCTATAAACTTAGGTTATGAAATTAATGATAATATTAACTTTAGTGTTTTAGGAAATGCTATTTTCCGCCAAACAAATAAAGAATACAAAAGAAATGCTTTTGTAGAGCCTGTAGTAAGAGTAGGTGATAGAACAACTCCTTCAACTTTTTCTACTCGTAACAGAACTACAAGAGAAATTTATAGTAACTATAAATTTAATTTTGACTATGACTTAACTGAAGACCTTACTTTTAAAGCAAATATTGGTGGTGACATTAGAGAATATAACCGTAAATATTTATATTCATCAGTTGATAATTTAGCAATTGAATCTTTAGCAAACATAGCTTCTGGTGCTTCTGCTCCTTCAGTTACTGATGAAAAATACTTAAAAAGAGCTTTTGGTTTTTTTGGGAACTTTGATTTCGGTTTTAGAGATTATTTATTTTTAAACCTTACTGCTAGAAATGACTGGACTTCTAAATTATCGAAAGATAACAATTCATTCTTTTATCCATCAGCAGGGTTATCTTTTGTACCAACAAAGGCATTTCCTAGTTTAAAAAATGATGTATTAAATAAAATAAAATTATCATACTCTTTCGTAAAAGTTGGTAATGACGCTGCAGATATTTATGGTGTTAATGCTATTTATGAAAAGCCAACTGCTTTTCCTTATGGAACTGTTACTTCTTTTCGTCCTGACAGAACTATTACAGACCCTAACTTAACACCTGAGTTTACAGCTTCTCATGAATTTGGATTAAATGTAGATTTATATAGAAGTCGTATTACTTTAGATGTAAGTGCGTTTTCATCTAAAAACACTGATCAAGTTGTTCAGGTTGCTGCATCTAGAGCGAGTGGTCTTACAACCGCTGGTGTTAATATTGGACAAACTTCTTCTACTGGTTTTGAAATTGATTTAGGTTTAGTACCTATTAAAACAGAAGATTTCCGTTGGGATCTTAGAGCTAGTTATTCAACAAACAAAACAATTGTTGATAAAATTTCAGATTCTTTAGATGAAATTGTAATTTCTAACGATAATGCTGTTGATATTGTAGCTCAAACAGGTCAAGAATTCCCTTTAATTAAAGGTATTGCTTACCAAAGAGATGACCAAGGAAGAGTTATTATAGATGCTAATACAGGAAACCCTTTACAAACAGATGCTAAAGTAGTATTAGGAAAAGTTACTCCTGATTACATTTTAGGATTATCTTCTAGTTTTAACTATAAAAACTTTACTTTATCAACAACACTTGATTATAGAACAGGGCATAGTATTTATAGTAGTGTAAAACAAGAATTATCAAGAAATGGTTTAGCTGTTGAAACAATTCAATCGGGTCGTAAAGGTTTTATATACCCTAACTCTGTAATAAAAGGTGACGACGGAAAATTCACTCCTAACACAAATGTAATTACAGGAGGAACAACTTCAAACTCTATTACAAGTTACTATACCGATAATTTTAGCGATGTACAAGAAAACTTTGTTTTAGATGCAACTGCTTTAAAAGTACGTGAAATTTCATTAAGCTATGATATGCCGCAAGACTTCTTAAAAAATACAGGAGTTAGTACTTTACAGATAGGTTTAAGTGCTAGAAATCCTTTTGTTTTATTATCTAACGATAATAGAGGTTTTACAGATCCTGAGTATAACTCTACAGGTGGTGATAATTCAGCAAATGCTGGTGGAGCTGCAAGGTATGACTTATTACCTCCAACAAGGTATTACGGGCTTAGTGTTAACTTATCATTATAAAATTAAATTATGAAATTATTTAGAAATATATTATTAGGAACTGCCGTTCTTTCACTTGGGGCGTGTTCTGATTACTTAGATGTAAATACGGATTTAAATAATCCGACACAGGTAACCAAAGGGATTCAATTACCAGCTGCTTTACTTGATTCTTATTCAGGAAAAGTAGTAAATGGAAACATTTACGGAAATGTATTAATGGGTAGTTGGTCAGGTAATGTCCTTAACTTTACAGGAGCATATGCTCCATGGACTAAGTTAGATATTAAAACTGGTGATGTTTCTTGGTTATGGAACGATATGTATTTAGGAGTTGCTGAATTAGACAATATTATTCAAACAAGTACGCCTGGTATAGATGATTATTACAAAGCTATTGCTTTGATTAATAAATCTTTTTACATGCAAACAATTGTTGATTTATGGGGTAATGTACCTTATTCTGAAGCTTTTAAAGGAGGGCAAAACTTAGCACCTGCTTACGATGATCAAAAAGAAATTTATCGTGAATTAGTTGCTAACATAAACCAAGCGATTTCTTTAATTAATAATGCAGACCCTATTCTTTCTAATATCCCTAGTACAGAGGAAGAAAAAGAAGGGGATGTTATAGTAACCCCAAGTATATCTCAAGATATTGTATATCAAGGAGACATGGCTCAGTGGCTTAAATTAGCAAACACTGTTAAATTACGTCTTTTAGTAAGACAGTCTGATTTAACTGATGCTGAAACAGTAGCTCACATCAATAAAGAAAAGGCTAGTTTAACTGAAAATGGAGGTTTAATTAGTGCAGGAGAAACTGCAACTATAAACCCAGGGTTTAACAATTCTAACGAAGACAAAAACAGTCCGTTTTATAATCGTTTTCACGATTCTGAAGGAAAAACAAATAGTTGGTACGCACAGTCTGCTGCTGCTGAGCATGCTATTAATTTTTTAAATGGGAATTTAACAGGAGTTGCTGACCCTAGATTAAAAACACTTTATAATAGTTTTAAAAATGATGCTGGAGATGACGAATATGCAGGTATTAAGCAAGGTGCGTTAAAAGCAGAGTCGCCTAAAAAAGTATCTAATATTGGAGCAACTCCTTTTAAAGGAGGTGCTGAAGCTAATGGTATTTTAATTAGTTCAGCTCAATCATTATTCTTACAATCAGAAGCTGTTTTAAAAGGATTAATTACTGGTAATGCGAAGGAATTTTTTGAAAGTGGAATTAGAGAATCATTTGCTTACCATGGTATTACTAGTGCCGAAACTGATGCTTACATCTCTCAAATTAGCACAATCAATAAATTAGGTTGGGATGCTTCTACCGATAAGATAGAAGCAATTATGACTCAAAAATGGATTGCTTTAAATAGTATTAATGCTATTGAATCTTTTATTGAGTATAACCGTACCGGGTTTCCTGTTACACCAATGCCTTTAAGAGCAAGCAGTAGTAAAAAACCAAATCGTTTTCCTTATCCAGATTCGGAATATTCAGGTAATACTGCTAATGTAACTGCTCAAGGGGTATCTCAAAATGATATTTTTACAAAAACGATATTCTGGGATACTACAAAATAATTTTTAAAAATTAGAAAAAAATGAAAACACTTAAAATAACACTATTTTTTATAGTAGCGCTACTTGCTTTTTCTGTACGTCAAGAAGATCAAGAGTTTACTAGTGTCGATAAAAACGGAGCCTACATCATTGGTTTTGAAGGAGCCAAAACAATTTCTCATTTTGAAGACAAAGGACCTGTAGTATCAGAAATTCCTCTTAAATTCTTAGGAGGAGGAGATGGTCAATTTTTGAAAGAAGATTTAGAGGTAACAATTAAGGTTGTTACGGATAAATCTTCAGCAACAGAAGGTACTGAATTTTCTTTAGAGAATAAAAAAGTTACACTTAAAGCAGGTGATGATTTTGCGTTAATCCCTTTAACAGTAAATACAGGTTCTTTAAATTTATCTGTTCCTTCTAAAGTAGTTTTAGAAATTAGCATTGATAATGATAATGTTGTAATAGGATCTAATAACAAGCAAATTGCAATAACTTTTGTTGGATGTAAAGCTAATGTTGAAGATTTTACTTACGATAATAAAATGGTAGGTGCTGAATACGACGGAAGTCCAACTTTAAGAGATTATCCAGGGGAAGCTATTATTTTACACGATGGAACTCCTAACTTATACAGAACTGCAACAACTTTTAGATGGGGAGTAGGTGACTTAAGCCCTCCTGCTAATTATGATGGTTATGTATTTGAAGTTATTTGTGGTGAAGTATTTATTAAAGATCAACAACTAGGAGGTTACTGGGGTAATGTAGTTCAGTCTTTAGATGGAGATGCCTCAACACCAGCAGGTCAAGTTGATGCAGATGGAAATATTACTATTGAATACAAAGTTGTTTTTGGTGGAAAATTTCGTAAGGTAAAAAGTACATATACTAAAAACTAAATTAAAATAATGATGAAACATATTTTATATAAAACAGCCTCGCTAGCAATTATTGCACTAGCTATGGCGTCACGTGATCCAGAATTCACAGAAACAGGAATGTTAACAACAGAAGATAAAAGACCTGTTGCTACCCCTTCTGTATCTTCTTTACTAATAGAAGAAGGAAAAGATGCTACTATTAAATTTACACTTGATAAAGCAATTATTGAACCTTCTAGCTTATTAGTTTCTTTAGTAGGAGCTGAAAATGATGATGAAAACAACCAAGTTTTAGAAGATTTTTCTTTAAACATTCAAGATCAAACATCTTCATCTCTTGAGGAGGGTCGAGGTTTTGAGTTAAAAATTCCTGCTTATGCTACAGAAGTAGAGCTTAATATTTCAGCTCTTATAGATAGTTATAATGAAGGTAATGAGAAATATGTATTACGTATTGAAGATCACACATACAATCGTGTGAAAACAAGTAAAGAAGGAAACCCTATTTTTATACCTGTTACAATTAAAGATATTCCTACTTTAGATTTAGCTTTAAGCTACGAAGGTGTATTAGGACCAAATGGTACTAATTTATGTGAGGTAGGCGTTGAGTTTTGGCTTTACTTAGTAAATGCTGATGGTACTTATATTGATCCTGTTCAAGATGATTGTTCTTCAATGTTCGCATTAAACGCAAACGGTTTAAAAAGTGGTGAATATACTATTGAAGGATACATCGGAGATTATGGAAAATTCCCTACAGAAGATACTGACCCTGTTGTTAATTTAACCGTTCCTTTTAGTATGGGTGTAGCAGGTAAAACATCTAATTCTGTAAATTTAACTTTTAGTACTGCAAATGATGCTTGGGCTCAAATTGTAGATGCAGGAACTGTAACTGTAAATGAGGATTCTACATATATCGTAAAAGATGCTACTGGAAAAGTTTTAGTAGATACTACTAAATAATATATTTAGTTTTAAATATTTTAAAAGCAGAGAATTTATTTCTCTGCTTTTTTTATGCTTAATAATTACTATATTAAAAATTAAAACACCCTACTCCTTTTTTTTTTTATCATTTAAATGCTCAACTATTTTTATTTTTAATTTTAAATACCTGCAACAAAACATATCTTTACATATCTTTATTAAATAGCAACACAATTGAATACAGCAGATTTTATTTCAAAAAAAGTAACAGAAACAATTCAAAAATCCACTTATACTTGGCAAACACCTAGTAATATTGCTTTAGTTAAATATTGGGGGAAAAGTAATCCGCAGATTCCTAAAAATGCTTCTATAAGCTTTACTCTTAATAATTGTCATACAATTACAACTATTGAATTTGAAAAAATATCAAAAAGTAATACAGTTACTTTTGAATTGTTTTTTGAAGGAAAAAAGAAAGATGATTTTAAACCTAAAATTGCTAAATTCTTTGAAAGAATTCAAGAATATTGCCCTTATATTTTAGAATATAAAATGGTTATTTCTTCTGAAAATTCATTTCCTCATAGTAGCGGAATTGCTTCATCAGCAAGTGGAATGAGTGCAATTGCTATGTGTTTATTGAGTTTAGAAAAAGCCTTAAATCCTGATTTAACACCCGACTTTATCAATAAAAAAGCTTCTTTTTTAGCTCGTTTAGGTTCTGGAAGCGCTAGTAGAAGTATTGAAGGTCCTTTAGTTGTTTGGGGAGAACATCCTGAAATAGAAGGAAGTTCTGATTTATTCGCCATAAAATTCCCTTATAAAGTACATCAAATTTTTGAAAATTATTGTGATACTATTTTACTCGTCGATAAAGGAGAAAAACAAGTTTCATCAACTGTTGGACATAATTTAATGCACAATCATCCGTATGCAGAACAACGTTTTAAACAAGCAAACGAAAACTTAGCTAAAATATCAAAAATACTTACTAACGGAGATATTAAAGAATTTATCACTTTAGTGGAAAGCGAAGCATTAACATTGCACGCAATGATGCTTACAAGTAATCCGTATTTTATTTTAATGAAACCAAACACCTTAGAGGTTATCAATAAAATTTGGGAATACAGAGAACAAAATAACAGTAATATCTGTTTTACACTTGATGCAGGTGCAAATGTTCATGTCTTATACCCTACTTCGGAAAAAACTCAGGTTGAATTATTTATTAAAAATGTTTTAGCAGATTATTGTCAAAATAATCAGTATATTACTGATAATGTAGGTTTTGGATCAAAATTAATGTAATCTAAAAACCTTATTACTAAAAACAAACATTATTAAATTTACAAAAAGGTGTACTAGTTTGTAAACTAGCACTTTTACCTGTACTTTTGCCAAGTAATTAAAATAGCTATGAAAGGACCTTTATTTTACGCAAAAATATTATTATTCGGAGAGTATGGAATTATTAAAGACTCGAAAGGGTTGGCAATTCCGTTCAACTCATATAAAGGTGTTTTAAAATCGGCGACCAACTTAACTGGTGAAGCTAAAAAATCGAACACAAATTTAAATAAGTATTATAATTACTTACAAACTTTAAATTCAGATTTAGTTTCTTTTGATTTAGTTTCTTTTAAAAATGATATTGATAACGGTATGTATTTTGACTCTTCTATTCCTCAAGGGTATGGTGTTGGAAGTTCAGGAGCATTAGTTGCTTCAATATATGATAAATATGCAGACAATAAAATTACCGTTTTAGAAAACTTAACACGTAATAAACTGTTAGTTTTAAAACAAGCTTTTTCATTAATGGAATCTTTTTTCCATGGAAAAAGTTCAGGTTTAGATCCGTTAAATTCTTATTTGAGTTTACCTATTTTAATCAATTCAAAAGAAAATATTGAACCAGCTGGTATCCCCTCTCAAAAACAAGGAAAAGGTGCTGTTTTTTTATTAGATTCTGAACAAGCAGGTGAAACTGAACCAATGGTAAACATCTTTATGAATAAGATGAAAAACGAAGGTTTTAGAAAAATGTTAAGCGAAGAATTTTCTTTACACACTGATGCTTGTATTGATGATTTTTTACAAGGAAACGTAAAATCGTTATTTGGTAACGTAAAAAAATTATCAAAAGTTGTTTTAACGAACTTTAAACCAATGATTCCTACTGCTTTTCATAAAATTTGGGAAAAAGGAATTCAAACTAATGATTACTACTTAAAACTTTGTGGTTCTGGTGGTGGTGGTTACATCTTAGGATTTACTGAAGATTACGAAAAAGCAAAAACAAGCTTAAAAGATTATAAATTAGAATTAGTGTATCGATTTTAAACAATGCCAACATGAGCACTTTAAAAGTCAGTACATTTCTTAAAAAATTATTCAGCCTATTATCAGTTGTTAGAGGCTACAATATTTTAGTATTAATAGCAGCCCAATATTTGGCTGCTATTTTTATTTTTTCTGATCAAAAATCAGTAAAACCCGTGCTTTTCGATTGGCATTTATTATATCTCGTTATTGCGACAATTTGCGTGGTTGCTTCAGGCTATATTATCAATAATTTTTATGATAAAGATGCTGATAAAATAAATCGACCTATAAAATCGGGATTAGATTCTTATGTAAAACAAGAAACTAAATTATCATTATACTTTGCATTAAATTTTATAGGTTTTTGCTTCGGATATTTAGTTTCTTGGCGAGCAGGTTTCTTTTTTGCAATCTATATTTTTGGAATTTGGTTTTATTCACATAAACTAAAAAAACATCCATTTGTAGGACTAATAAGTGTTACTATTTTAACAATACTTCCTTTTTTTGTGGTTTTTGTTCATTATAAAAATTTTTCAAAAGTAATTTTTGTACATGCTATTTTTCTGTTTTTAATCATATTAATTCGTGAATTGATAAAAAACTTAGAAAACATAAAAGGAGCTATTCTTAATAATTACAATACGTTCCCTGTTAAATATGGCGAAAAAAACACCAAAAAATTAATCTTATTATTGATGTTTTTAACACTTGTACCAATTGGTGTGTTATTTAATTATCCTGCTATCGAATACATGAAATACTATTTTTATTTAGCAGCTATTACTTTGGTATTTATTGGATTTTATACTTGGAAGGCAACAAAAACAAAACAATACGTACTGTTACACAACATTTTAAAGATATTATTATTAATCGGTGTATTCAGTTTACTTTTTATAGATAAATCTTTAATTCTAGATAAAGTCGTAATTGCTTTAGATTAAAAATCAAATAATTACTGTACCTTTGCAATCTTTTTAAAACACAATTATGAATTCAAAAAACTCGTCGAGAGGACGACAGGCTGACAAGAACAGCAATCCTCGTGAAAAAAAATCATCTGACAGAAATAGAACATCTTCTAGATCGGATAGAAGTTCTTCTGATAGAAATAGTGGTTCATCAGAAAGAAACAGAAGTTCTTCTGATAGATCTGACAGAAATAGATCATCTTCTGACAGAAATAAAACTGAAAGAACAGATAGACCTGTTAGAAAATCATCAGAAAAACCAAGGTTTGCAACTAGTTCTTCGGATAATAAAAAACAGTTTAGAAGTGATGCCAGAAAACCAGCTGTTGAGCAAGTAAGCAAAGATGATACTGCAGGGATTCGCTTAAACAAGTACATTTCTAATTCAGGAATTTGTTCTCGTAGAGAAGCCGATACTTATATTGAACACGGAAGTGTTTTTGTAAACGGAAATTTAATGACACAAATGGGCTACAAGGTACAACCTACCGATGAAGTTCGTTTTGATGGTACTTTAATTTCAATCGAAAAGAAACGTTATATCTTATTAAACAAGCCTAAAAACTATATTACTACCATGGAAGATGAACGTGGTCGTAAAACAGTTATGGAACTTGTAGATAATGCGACCAAAGAACGTATTTATCCTGTTGGAAGACTAGATAGAAATACTACTGGTTTATTATTATTTACAAACGATGGTGAGTTAGCTAAAAAATTAACACATCCAAAACATAATGTACGTAAATTATATCAAGCTTCTTTAGATAAAAAATTATCTATATCAGATTTAGATAAATTACGTGGTGATGTTGTTATTGAAGGTAAAAAAGTTTTTATTGATGCCGTTTCTTATGTAGAAGGTGAAAGAAAAACAGAAGTTGGTATTGAAATACACTCTGGAAGAAACAGAATTGTACGTAAAATATTTGAAAACTTCGGATATGCAGTTACAAAACTAGATCGTGTTATTTTTGCAGGAATGACCAAACGTAATTTACCTCGTGGTAGATGGCGTGAGTTAACCGAACAAGAAGTAAACACTTTAAAAATGTTATAAAAAATGTTTATAATAAAAATCCCGAGTTTAAAACTCGGGATTTTTTTATGACCTATATTTCACTACTTCTTATGGTCTTCTTGTATTTCTTCACTTCTATATTTACAACATCCATGTAAATTATCATAAGCTACTTTTGGTGCTTTTACTGCTTTGGTATCATGCCCAACATTTGCTACATTTTGTTGAATTGTTTTAACATCTGTTTTACGCTCATCAACAATTAACTTTAACTCATGTGTATTTACATTCCATTGTGCATATTTAACACCTTTTGTATTTAAAGCTGCCTTTTCAATACGTCCTTTACACATATTACAAACGCCATCAACATTTAAAGAAATCTTGGCATTTTTGTTCTTTTTTTGTGCCGATACAGACACACTCATCAATAAAATTGCTAGTACTATTGCTATTTTTTTCATCTTAATCTATTTTAAATCTTAAACCTGTATAATAATTACTTCCAAATATTGGGGCGTATATAATTGTTGTATCAAAATTTGAACCAAACGGATTACTACTTCCCAGTATCGGATTTTTTTGTTTATAGTTTGTTATATTTTCTGCACCTGCATAAATTTCAAACTTCTTTGAAAACACTTTAGTTATTTGTGTGTTTAATAAATTATAACTTTCTGAATATTCTGGTAATTGATGCGTATTTGGTAATCGTTGCTCCCCTACCCAATTATAAGTTACATCAAATTTCCAATGAGCATCGTTTTCTTTTTTAGGAGTTTCATAAGATACATTTGCAAAAAAACGATTTTTTGCCTGTAAAGCTTTATTTAAATTTCCTGATTTAAAATCGGTATTTACATTGTAATGTTTATATGAAAAACGAGTATTAAAATAAGGAATTATATTTTGATTTACCTCTAACTGAAAACTGTTAGCAACACTTTTTCCGTCTAAATTATAAAAAGATATTTCCTGCGGATTTTCCCAATCTACCACAACTTGATTTTCGAAATCTGTTCTGTAGAAATCAAAAGTAATATCACCTTTTTTGCCAAATAATTTATAACCTTGCAAAAACGATATTCCATAATTCCAAGCTGTTTCCGGATTTAAGCCATAAACCTTCCCTCCTACATCATCAATATTAACTTGTCTTGAAGATGCAAAAAATTGTTGGTTTTCAGCAAAAATATTAGCACTTCTTCTTCCTTTCCCTATCGATGTTCTAAAAACTCCTTGTTCCCAAGGCGCATAGCGAATATGTAAACGAGGCGTTACAAAAGTTCCTAATATATTATGTGTATCAATTCTTAATCCCGCAGTTATACTTATATCATCAGCATTATCATAAGCATATTCAAAAAAAGCACCAACAGAATTTTCTTTACGGTCATAATTATTTGCCGTAGTAACGTTTACAAACTCGTCATATTTATCATAAGTAAAACTAAGTCCTGTTTTGAATTTATTTCTAGTATCACCGATAATTGAATTAAAAATAAAGCTACTAAAAAAACTTTGATGCTGAATATTATAATTACTTAATCCAAAATAAGAATCTTGTTTATGATTACTATACGCAGCCTGTATTCCCATACTCTGAAAAGGTAAATCAGGAAAAACATACCCTAATTTAGCAGAAGTATCAAAACGTTTTGTTTTAATTTCGCTTCCCCAAACAGTAGTAGCCCCTTTATCTGTATCAGGGTTAAAATCAACTTCACCTACTTGCTTCTGATCATCTAAATATCTAAAATTAATAAAACTCACCCATCCTTTTTGCGCATCTACATACTGCCAACGGTTCATGATATTAATTTGTTTTGCTAGCGGATTATCTAAAAAATTATCCTCATTTTTATCAAACTTTTCACCTCTATAATTACCGTGAACATATAAGCCAGTTTGCCACTTGTCACTTACTTTTTGGTTTAAATGCGTGTTAAATTCCATTCTACCTCCAGCTGAACCGTAGGCGTTTACAAAAAATCGGTGATTCGTATATGGCTTAACTAATTCGGCATTTATTTGTCCAGAAATACTTTCGTAACCATTTACAACACTACCTCCTCCTTTTGTTATTTGAATACTTTCTACCCAAGTA
The Tenacibaculum pacificus DNA segment above includes these coding regions:
- a CDS encoding SusC/RagA family TonB-linked outer membrane protein — encoded protein: MRVTLLWLLFLVTQFTFAQEKTISGIVSDESGPLPGVSIIIKGTTTGVETDFDGNYAIKAKQNDVLVFSFVGKTVVKKTVSSSNKINVKMVDDENLLNEVVVTALGIKRKSDEITTANQVVKASEITKAEVPTVTQGLVGKVSGLQINTTSQGAKPTFDLRLRGNRSLTGNNSALIVIDGAISSSVVLNALDPKSIESVNVIKGANGAALYGSDGSNGVLIVTTKKGNNDGKFRVTIGTSVQIQELAYLPERQTTYGQGWGTGINLAENGGWGPAFDGSLQPVGVAAPGSAQMYAPYVGNPDNFKDFFNTGFQRQHNIGLSTGSLTDGYVNFSAGLLDVSSIIPNEKYKRSSFNFKAGKKVGKLTVDGAISYIVDSEKVASSETSRGDNSVYGALLQTPTNIDVNRFKDLQGDERNTRHWNSYYLSPSWVLDNVRSTTKSDIVNTSINLGYEINDNINFSVLGNAIFRQTNKEYKRNAFVEPVVRVGDRTTPSTFSTRNRTTREIYSNYKFNFDYDLTEDLTFKANIGGDIREYNRKYLYSSVDNLAIESLANIASGASAPSVTDEKYLKRAFGFFGNFDFGFRDYLFLNLTARNDWTSKLSKDNNSFFYPSAGLSFVPTKAFPSLKNDVLNKIKLSYSFVKVGNDAADIYGVNAIYEKPTAFPYGTVTSFRPDRTITDPNLTPEFTASHEFGLNVDLYRSRITLDVSAFSSKNTDQVVQVAASRASGLTTAGVNIGQTSSTGFEIDLGLVPIKTEDFRWDLRASYSTNKTIVDKISDSLDEIVISNDNAVDIVAQTGQEFPLIKGIAYQRDDQGRVIIDANTGNPLQTDAKVVLGKVTPDYILGLSSSFNYKNFTLSTTLDYRTGHSIYSSVKQELSRNGLAVETIQSGRKGFIYPNSVIKGDDGKFTPNTNVITGGTTSNSITSYYTDNFSDVQENFVLDATALKVREISLSYDMPQDFLKNTGVSTLQIGLSARNPFVLLSNDNRGFTDPEYNSTGGDNSANAGGAARYDLLPPTRYYGLSVNLSL
- a CDS encoding SusD/RagB family nutrient-binding outer membrane lipoprotein, giving the protein MKLFRNILLGTAVLSLGACSDYLDVNTDLNNPTQVTKGIQLPAALLDSYSGKVVNGNIYGNVLMGSWSGNVLNFTGAYAPWTKLDIKTGDVSWLWNDMYLGVAELDNIIQTSTPGIDDYYKAIALINKSFYMQTIVDLWGNVPYSEAFKGGQNLAPAYDDQKEIYRELVANINQAISLINNADPILSNIPSTEEEKEGDVIVTPSISQDIVYQGDMAQWLKLANTVKLRLLVRQSDLTDAETVAHINKEKASLTENGGLISAGETATINPGFNNSNEDKNSPFYNRFHDSEGKTNSWYAQSAAAEHAINFLNGNLTGVADPRLKTLYNSFKNDAGDDEYAGIKQGALKAESPKKVSNIGATPFKGGAEANGILISSAQSLFLQSEAVLKGLITGNAKEFFESGIRESFAYHGITSAETDAYISQISTINKLGWDASTDKIEAIMTQKWIALNSINAIESFIEYNRTGFPVTPMPLRASSSKKPNRFPYPDSEYSGNTANVTAQGVSQNDIFTKTIFWDTTK
- a CDS encoding diphosphomevalonate/mevalonate 3,5-bisphosphate decarboxylase family protein — translated: MNTADFISKKVTETIQKSTYTWQTPSNIALVKYWGKSNPQIPKNASISFTLNNCHTITTIEFEKISKSNTVTFELFFEGKKKDDFKPKIAKFFERIQEYCPYILEYKMVISSENSFPHSSGIASSASGMSAIAMCLLSLEKALNPDLTPDFINKKASFLARLGSGSASRSIEGPLVVWGEHPEIEGSSDLFAIKFPYKVHQIFENYCDTILLVDKGEKQVSSTVGHNLMHNHPYAEQRFKQANENLAKISKILTNGDIKEFITLVESEALTLHAMMLTSNPYFILMKPNTLEVINKIWEYREQNNSNICFTLDAGANVHVLYPTSEKTQVELFIKNVLADYCQNNQYITDNVGFGSKLM
- a CDS encoding mevalonate kinase family protein gives rise to the protein MKGPLFYAKILLFGEYGIIKDSKGLAIPFNSYKGVLKSATNLTGEAKKSNTNLNKYYNYLQTLNSDLVSFDLVSFKNDIDNGMYFDSSIPQGYGVGSSGALVASIYDKYADNKITVLENLTRNKLLVLKQAFSLMESFFHGKSSGLDPLNSYLSLPILINSKENIEPAGIPSQKQGKGAVFLLDSEQAGETEPMVNIFMNKMKNEGFRKMLSEEFSLHTDACIDDFLQGNVKSLFGNVKKLSKVVLTNFKPMIPTAFHKIWEKGIQTNDYYLKLCGSGGGGYILGFTEDYEKAKTSLKDYKLELVYRF
- a CDS encoding geranylgeranylglycerol-phosphate geranylgeranyltransferase, which produces MSTLKVSTFLKKLFSLLSVVRGYNILVLIAAQYLAAIFIFSDQKSVKPVLFDWHLLYLVIATICVVASGYIINNFYDKDADKINRPIKSGLDSYVKQETKLSLYFALNFIGFCFGYLVSWRAGFFFAIYIFGIWFYSHKLKKHPFVGLISVTILTILPFFVVFVHYKNFSKVIFVHAIFLFLIILIRELIKNLENIKGAILNNYNTFPVKYGEKNTKKLILLLMFLTLVPIGVLFNYPAIEYMKYYFYLAAITLVFIGFYTWKATKTKQYVLLHNILKILLLIGVFSLLFIDKSLILDKVVIALD